The Amycolatopsis mongoliensis genome includes a window with the following:
- a CDS encoding alpha/beta hydrolase: protein MNDENGERGEAEPQIPAGAAAVRDARRWLSRRSVLIAGASGLAVGGLAVGTATGKLPFSQALQRTSGVTSSNPTTQLGSTRVERVYSQARGRMVDLVFILPSKTPPKGLPMSLMLHGLHGNARSAAPTGTLKQLSSDVARKAVPAFGFVAVDGGDNYWHEVHPGDDPMAMLLEEVPQWLRARGFAGDTGQPFACTGVSMGGFGALVYTRRRVERRQPPAAVATLAPALILSWQEMAKRHIFTGLNDWTALDPLRHVDETKSVANGIWCGTEDPFITGVRRYIDAARPAVAHTAHGKHGDPFNRTVVPSLISFLGKHIPRKD from the coding sequence GTGAACGACGAAAACGGGGAGCGCGGCGAGGCCGAGCCCCAGATCCCGGCGGGGGCGGCGGCCGTCCGGGACGCCCGGCGGTGGCTCAGCCGCCGCTCGGTGCTGATCGCGGGGGCATCCGGGCTGGCCGTGGGCGGCCTGGCCGTCGGCACCGCGACCGGCAAGCTGCCGTTCAGCCAGGCTCTGCAGCGCACGTCGGGCGTGACGTCGTCGAACCCGACGACCCAGCTGGGCAGCACCCGCGTCGAGCGCGTCTACTCCCAGGCCCGAGGCCGGATGGTCGACCTCGTGTTCATCCTGCCGTCGAAGACCCCGCCGAAGGGGCTGCCGATGTCGCTCATGCTGCACGGCCTGCACGGCAACGCCCGCAGCGCGGCTCCCACCGGCACGCTCAAGCAGCTCTCCAGCGACGTCGCGCGCAAGGCGGTCCCGGCGTTCGGCTTCGTCGCCGTCGACGGTGGTGACAACTACTGGCACGAGGTGCACCCGGGCGACGACCCGATGGCGATGCTGCTGGAAGAGGTCCCGCAGTGGCTGCGGGCCCGCGGGTTCGCCGGGGACACCGGGCAGCCGTTCGCCTGCACGGGCGTCTCGATGGGCGGGTTCGGCGCCCTGGTGTACACCCGCCGCCGGGTGGAACGCCGCCAGCCGCCGGCCGCGGTCGCGACCCTGGCCCCCGCGCTGATCCTGTCCTGGCAGGAGATGGCCAAGCGGCACATCTTCACCGGCCTGAACGACTGGACGGCGCTGGACCCGCTGCGGCACGTCGACGAGACGAAGAGCGTGGCCAACGGCATCTGGTGCGGCACGGAGGACCCGTTCATCACCGGCGTCCGCCGCTACATCGACGCGGCCCGCCCGGCGGTGGCCCACACCGCCCACGGCAAGCACGGCGACCCCTTCAACCGGACCGTGGTGCCGAGCTTGATCAGCTTCCTGGGCAAGCACATCCCCCGCAAG